The proteins below are encoded in one region of Methylophilales bacterium:
- a CDS encoding HAD-IA family hydrolase, whose product MIELKKYETIIFDCDGVILNSNFQKIEAYRNAAIEFGASVQQAQALVDHHIELTGISRHIKFKYFLSEIMHREVSEEAMNELLGALNTQVLKLLNECEIAKGLSKLRERTKSSKWMVASGGDEKELNHLFKEKKIDHFFDEGIFGSPASKHEIIELKQKKINFSPALFLGDSLYDIQTAQKYNLDFIFVSGWTDLSGWEHICADNEIRTIERINDLI is encoded by the coding sequence ATGATTGAGTTAAAAAAATACGAGACTATTATTTTTGATTGTGATGGCGTCATTCTTAATTCAAATTTTCAAAAAATTGAAGCATACAGAAATGCAGCTATTGAATTTGGTGCAAGTGTACAACAAGCACAAGCGTTAGTTGACCATCATATAGAATTAACAGGCATTTCGAGACACATAAAATTTAAATATTTCTTATCCGAGATAATGCATCGAGAAGTTTCTGAAGAAGCAATGAATGAACTCTTGGGAGCTTTAAATACACAAGTATTAAAATTACTAAATGAATGCGAAATAGCAAAAGGACTCTCTAAATTGCGAGAAAGGACAAAAAGTAGCAAATGGATGGTTGCTTCCGGTGGTGATGAAAAGGAGCTCAATCATTTATTCAAGGAAAAAAAAATAGACCACTTTTTTGATGAAGGCATTTTTGGAAGCCCAGCATCAAAGCATGAAATAATAGAATTAAAGCAAAAAAAAATTAACTTTTCTCCAGCACTTTTCTTGGGAGATTCTCTATACGATATTCAAACTGCTCAAAAATATAATTTAGATTTTATCTTTGTTTCTGGTTGGACAGACTTATCTGGCTGGGAACATATATGTGCTGATAATGAAATCAGGACTATTGAGCGAATTAACGATCTTATTTAA
- the eda gene encoding bifunctional 4-hydroxy-2-oxoglutarate aldolase/2-dehydro-3-deoxy-phosphogluconate aldolase has protein sequence MKTIELAKFGPVIPVIVIDRVEDAVPVASSLIEGGVKVLEVTLRSQCALQVIEEIATKVPEAVIGAGTIRTQADVTNAKLAGSQFAVSPGYTFDIGQTCKDVDLPLLPGVSTGSEVMKANADGFDFLKLFPAVAVGGINLLKGFAGPFADISFCPTGGITIKTAKDFLALPNVPVCGGTWLTPKDLIQNKQWGEITKLAKEASSI, from the coding sequence ATGAAAACAATCGAATTAGCTAAATTTGGCCCTGTCATTCCAGTTATTGTCATCGATCGTGTTGAGGATGCGGTTCCAGTGGCATCAAGCTTGATTGAAGGTGGTGTAAAAGTGTTAGAGGTTACTTTAAGATCACAATGTGCATTACAAGTTATTGAAGAGATCGCAACAAAAGTACCCGAGGCTGTTATTGGTGCTGGGACAATTAGGACGCAAGCAGACGTTACTAATGCAAAGTTAGCTGGAAGCCAGTTTGCTGTTAGTCCGGGGTACACTTTTGATATTGGCCAAACATGTAAGGATGTTGATCTCCCATTGCTACCAGGTGTTTCAACTGGTAGTGAAGTAATGAAAGCGAATGCTGATGGTTTTGATTTCCTAAAATTATTCCCAGCTGTTGCTGTAGGCGGAATTAATTTGTTAAAAGGGTTTGCAGGTCCATTTGCCGATATTTCATTCTGCCCAACCGGAGGCATTACTATAAAAACAGCAAAAGATTTCCTAGCCTTGCCTAATGTGCCTGTATGCGGCGGGACATGGCTTACTCCAAAAGATCTAATTCAAAACAAACAATGGGGTGAAATTACAAAGCTTGCTAAAGAGGCCTCATCAATCTAA
- the edd gene encoding phosphogluconate dehydratase has translation MKQSIIEITERIIEKSKPTRSSYLQRVKDMQNRTRGADRMGCANVAHAIAALPKNDKLKIVEEKKPNLGIVTAYNDMLSAHKPYEDYPKIIRNVAANYGATAQVASGVPAMCDGVTQGEPGMELSLFSRDTIAMSSSIGLSHDVFDGVLMLGICDKIVPGLLISALHFGHLPTVFVPAGPMSTGIDNTTKSKVREKYAQGLVGREELLASESAAYHGEGTCTFYGTANSNQMLMEAMGLHVPGAAFVHPHDGIRSLLTDEAVKLLVQNIKKDTIPVGELVDEKVIINAMAALLATGGSTNHLIHWVAIARAAGIIIDWTDFHNLAKSVPLLASVYPNGKADVNEFQAAGGPAFIIRELIEAGCMYPDVATISKGGLGEYAKQPEIKKDKLVWTELSSKSVDESIVRKADKPFNESGGLRLLKGNLGRSVIKISAVPEEKHIIEAPAMVFNGQEDLLKAFDEGKLEKDFIAVVRFQGPKANGMPELHKLTPPLSVIQNMGFTVGIVTDGRMSGASGKIPAAIHLSPEGAAGGAISKIREGDMIRLNATVGSLNVLVDEEEWLEREIQKMTDSQKINNGHGIGRELFASMRNNVLSAEEGAITWVS, from the coding sequence ATGAAACAATCAATTATTGAAATCACAGAGCGAATCATAGAAAAGAGTAAACCGACTAGATCCTCTTATTTGCAACGTGTGAAAGATATGCAAAACAGAACTCGGGGGGCCGACAGAATGGGTTGTGCAAATGTTGCTCATGCCATCGCCGCCTTACCTAAAAATGATAAATTAAAAATTGTTGAAGAAAAAAAACCTAATTTAGGAATTGTGACTGCTTATAACGATATGTTGTCTGCGCACAAGCCCTATGAAGACTATCCTAAAATAATAAGGAATGTTGCAGCAAATTATGGAGCGACAGCACAAGTTGCATCCGGAGTTCCTGCTATGTGTGACGGCGTCACACAAGGTGAACCTGGAATGGAGCTCAGTCTTTTTTCAAGAGATACGATAGCAATGTCCTCCTCGATTGGTTTGTCTCATGACGTTTTTGATGGTGTTTTAATGCTTGGAATTTGCGATAAAATTGTGCCAGGACTTTTAATTTCTGCATTACATTTTGGCCACTTACCAACGGTATTTGTTCCAGCAGGTCCAATGTCAACAGGTATAGACAATACAACAAAATCAAAAGTCAGAGAGAAATATGCGCAAGGCTTAGTAGGGAGAGAGGAGTTATTAGCATCAGAGTCTGCAGCATATCATGGTGAAGGAACATGTACGTTTTATGGCACTGCAAATAGCAATCAAATGTTGATGGAGGCAATGGGCCTTCATGTACCCGGTGCAGCATTTGTTCATCCTCATGATGGTATTAGATCTCTTTTAACAGACGAAGCCGTTAAACTCCTTGTTCAAAACATCAAGAAAGACACCATTCCTGTTGGAGAATTGGTCGATGAAAAGGTGATTATTAATGCTATGGCGGCCCTACTGGCTACAGGTGGGTCTACAAACCACTTAATCCACTGGGTAGCGATAGCAAGAGCAGCTGGCATTATTATCGATTGGACAGATTTTCATAATTTAGCGAAATCGGTACCCTTACTTGCAAGTGTTTATCCAAATGGTAAAGCTGATGTAAATGAATTTCAAGCGGCAGGTGGACCAGCATTTATTATTAGAGAACTAATTGAGGCTGGATGCATGTATCCAGATGTTGCTACCATATCTAAGGGTGGGCTCGGTGAATATGCGAAGCAACCAGAAATTAAGAAGGATAAATTAGTTTGGACTGAGCTATCATCTAAGAGTGTTGATGAATCTATAGTAAGAAAAGCTGATAAACCTTTCAATGAATCAGGCGGCCTAAGACTTCTAAAAGGCAATTTAGGAAGGTCCGTCATTAAAATTTCTGCGGTACCTGAAGAAAAACATATAATTGAAGCACCTGCTATGGTGTTTAATGGACAAGAAGATTTACTCAAAGCCTTTGATGAAGGAAAATTAGAAAAAGATTTTATAGCAGTAGTTCGTTTTCAAGGACCAAAAGCAAACGGAATGCCTGAATTGCATAAACTTACTCCACCTTTATCTGTAATACAAAATATGGGATTTACGGTGGGCATAGTGACTGATGGTCGTATGAGTGGCGCATCAGGAAAAATACCAGCAGCAATTCATTTAAGTCCTGAGGGTGCAGCAGGTGGTGCTATAAGCAAAATTAGAGAGGGAGACATGATAAGACTTAACGCGACTGTTGGATCTTTAAATGTTTTAGTAGATGAGGAAGAGTGGCTTGAAAGAGAAATACAGAAGATGACCGACTCTCAAAAAATTAATAATGGTCACGGGATAGGACGGGAGCTTTTTGCTAGTATGCGAAATAACGTATTGTCAGCAGAAGAGGGTGCCATCACATGGGTAAGTTAA